The following proteins are encoded in a genomic region of Bufo bufo chromosome 11, aBufBuf1.1, whole genome shotgun sequence:
- the PEA15 gene encoding astrocytic phosphoprotein PEA-15: MEEYGALLQELSENITNEDLDQLKSACKEDIPSEKSEEITSCQDWFNFLEKHDKLAKDNLSYIEHIFEISRRPDLLTMVIDYRTKVLKISAEEELDTKLTRIPSAKKYKDIIRQPSEEEIIKLAPPPKKA; the protein is encoded by the exons atggaggagtacggcgCTTTGTTGCAGGAGCTTTCTGAAAACATTACCAACGAGGATCTAGaccaattaaaatcagcctgcAAGGAGGATATCCCCAGCGAGAAGAGTGAGGAAATCACCTCCTGCCAAGACTGGTTCAATTTCCTGGAAAAACACGATAAGTTGGCAAAAG ataacCTCTCATACATAGAACACATTTTTGAGATCTCTCGACGTCCCGACCTTCTCACCATGGTCATCGACTACAGGACCAAAGTTCTGAAAATTTCAGCAGAAGAGGAACTTGATACGAAACTCACTCGGATTCCTAGCGCTAAGAAATACAAAG aTATTATAAGGCAGCCTTCAGAAGAAGAAATCATCAAATTGGCCCCACCACCAAAGAAAGCCTGA